The following are encoded together in the Proteiniphilum saccharofermentans genome:
- a CDS encoding DUF4286 family protein produces MIVFNTTFHVEEEIHEEFVEYMLQHFIPMSTKSGLLTSPRLSRVFGREVEAGHSFAMEFHVTDLAALERWNREESGVVYVPLLEKFKEKMVGFSTVMQTIS; encoded by the coding sequence ATGATTGTTTTTAATACCACTTTCCATGTGGAGGAAGAGATCCATGAAGAATTTGTAGAATATATGTTGCAGCATTTTATTCCTATGTCTACAAAAAGCGGCTTGCTCACATCGCCCCGTTTATCGCGTGTGTTTGGTAGAGAGGTGGAAGCAGGTCACTCTTTTGCGATGGAATTCCATGTAACCGATCTGGCTGCATTGGAGCGGTGGAATAGAGAAGAGAGTGGGGTAGTCTACGTTCCGTTGTTAGAGAAATTCAAAGAAAAGATGGTTGGATTTTCCACCGTGATGCAAACCATTAGTTGA
- a CDS encoding type II toxin-antitoxin system RelE family toxin, translating to MIIEKLEALQQNPYGSSNVKALKGMSGYYRLKVANYRVLYELQDEKLVILVIDINHRKDVYR from the coding sequence TTGATAATCGAGAAACTTGAGGCGTTACAACAAAACCCGTATGGGAGCAGTAATGTTAAGGCATTGAAGGGCATGAGCGGCTACTACCGGTTAAAAGTCGCGAACTATAGGGTGCTATATGAACTACAGGATGAAAAGCTTGTTATATTAGTAATTGATATTAATCACAGAAAGGACGTGTACAGATGA
- a CDS encoding asparaginase — translation MMTGATSVLIIYTGGTIGMIKNQETNTLESFNFDYLLKYIPELKKFNYHISTYQFSPPIDSSDMEPVHWARLVEIISTNYDNYDGFVILHGTDTMAYTASALSFMLENLSKPVILTGSQLPIGMLRTDAKENLITAIEIAAAKNPDGTAIVPEVCIFFENHLMRGNRTTKINVENFNAFRSFNYPALARVGIHIKYAQNLIQYPDIIRPLFPHYLFDPNVVMLTLFPGIQESIITSLLHVPELKAVVLKTFGAGNAPQKEWFIHQLRDATERGIIIVNITQCTSGMVEMQRYKTGRQLLDIGVISGYDSTPECAVTKLMFLLGHRLSEKEIRHRMNTCIAGEITKV, via the coding sequence TTTGACTATCTGTTGAAATACATTCCGGAACTGAAAAAATTCAATTATCACATTTCTACATACCAATTTTCTCCTCCTATCGATTCTTCTGATATGGAGCCGGTACATTGGGCCCGTCTGGTAGAAATTATCAGTACCAATTACGACAATTATGACGGATTTGTAATTCTTCACGGTACGGATACTATGGCTTATACGGCATCTGCCTTAAGTTTTATGCTTGAGAATTTGAGTAAACCGGTCATCCTTACAGGCTCTCAACTTCCAATCGGAATGCTTCGGACTGATGCTAAAGAGAATTTGATTACTGCCATTGAAATAGCGGCAGCTAAAAATCCGGATGGAACTGCTATCGTGCCCGAAGTTTGTATTTTCTTCGAGAACCACTTGATGCGGGGTAACCGAACTACGAAAATAAATGTAGAAAACTTCAATGCCTTCCGTTCATTTAACTATCCTGCTTTGGCCCGTGTGGGCATACATATAAAATATGCCCAGAATCTTATTCAATATCCGGACATAATTCGACCTTTATTCCCCCATTATTTGTTTGATCCCAATGTTGTTATGTTGACTCTTTTTCCCGGCATCCAGGAAAGCATTATCACTTCATTACTCCATGTTCCTGAACTTAAAGCCGTTGTATTGAAAACCTTTGGTGCGGGAAATGCTCCTCAAAAGGAATGGTTTATCCATCAGTTGAGAGATGCCACCGAAAGAGGGATCATCATCGTCAATATAACACAATGTACTTCCGGTATGGTAGAAATGCAGCGCTACAAAACAGGAAGACAGCTGCTTGATATAGGCGTGATTAGCGGATATGACAGTACTCCTGAGTGTGCGGTTACGAAATTGATGTTTCTTTTAGGCCATAGGCTTTCAGAAAAAGAGATCAGGCACAGAATGAATACATGCATAGCAGGGGAAATTACAAAAGTATGA